The proteins below come from a single Corynebacterium glyciniphilum AJ 3170 genomic window:
- a CDS encoding YhgE/Pip domain-containing protein gives MAVSWNIFTRDVGRILRTPKVWVIVIGVLITPALYSWVNVAAFWDPYGNTQNIGVAVVNEDEGGTSDITGPIDVGGQMMDQLEQNDQLGWQFMDEDEADDALRKGDVSASITVPTSFSSDILSMFEGTYSQPTIQYQVNEKKSAISPKITDQGATTLDSTITSVFKETVAESVTTELRDAGGSLGDRLTNAGDRTANAFDETAGTMASAQDELTRVQERLDGARPTIAATQEALRSVDATLGDAATALDQVQSIMTEVQEQVTSFSDAATAAYVEGTTALADGTASANAAIASVTGELDRAGAGLGTATREASGIVRQADQAIDQLETLLDNAAVTPGVSGPLTDTLNDLRERNATNQELLDDLSGLQGNASDTVSSVNAAADALAAATSDTRDRAQGLRSSVSDSLPALNSAINQVNSTAGAFSSALSSQRTLLGESITLLDGLDSQLGTAKDVLGNFRNDLSGIEDGLQTARADVLALTAASGDGVLGTVSNLDSVGISEFMATPAEVESHAVYPVANYGSGMAGLFTNLSLWIGAFMLMVIFRTEVDTAGLKKKLTVAQAYRGRLLLLAVLSTCQGVVVSVGNMIMGVQSVNPVAFVATCVAIGLCYLSIVYALISALGNIGRVIAVVLAFLQIPGASGMYPIEMTPDFFQALHPILPLTYGIDALRETIGGFYGNHYWKAMGTLVVMAVIAFILGTLLRRGLSNVKGMVNRQHAASGLVVNDQVEVVGSSYRLTDVIHAMRDRDAFRNEIDNRWKPIRNNYPKLLRATIITGVVGVLILCVLARIYTDEKALLFGLLCLWGLLIVGIIAALEYVRQSFAHVQELTDLSEEQLQEAADTQSKRPKTYSLDGDNA, from the coding sequence GTGGCCGTAAGCTGGAATATCTTCACACGTGACGTCGGACGCATCCTGCGCACCCCCAAAGTCTGGGTGATCGTCATCGGCGTGCTGATCACCCCTGCCCTCTACTCCTGGGTCAACGTCGCAGCCTTCTGGGACCCGTACGGCAACACCCAGAACATCGGTGTCGCCGTCGTCAACGAAGACGAGGGCGGAACCTCCGACATCACCGGCCCCATCGACGTGGGCGGCCAGATGATGGACCAACTCGAACAGAACGACCAGCTGGGCTGGCAGTTCATGGACGAAGACGAAGCGGACGACGCACTGAGGAAGGGGGACGTGTCCGCCAGCATCACCGTCCCCACCAGCTTCTCCTCCGATATTCTCAGCATGTTTGAGGGCACGTACTCTCAGCCGACGATTCAGTACCAGGTCAACGAGAAGAAGAGTGCGATCTCGCCGAAGATCACCGACCAGGGTGCGACGACCCTCGATTCGACGATCACGTCAGTGTTCAAGGAGACCGTCGCCGAGTCCGTGACAACCGAGCTCCGCGACGCCGGCGGCTCACTGGGCGACCGCCTCACCAACGCCGGCGACCGCACGGCCAACGCCTTCGACGAGACCGCGGGAACGATGGCCTCGGCGCAGGACGAGCTCACACGGGTCCAGGAGCGGCTCGACGGCGCCCGCCCCACCATCGCCGCCACGCAGGAGGCCCTGCGCTCCGTCGACGCGACCCTGGGCGACGCCGCGACCGCGCTCGACCAGGTGCAGTCAATCATGACCGAGGTCCAGGAGCAGGTGACGTCTTTCTCCGACGCGGCAACCGCGGCGTACGTGGAGGGCACCACCGCGCTGGCGGACGGGACCGCCTCGGCGAATGCGGCTATCGCGTCCGTCACCGGAGAACTCGATCGCGCGGGAGCCGGACTCGGCACCGCAACCCGGGAGGCGTCGGGCATCGTCCGGCAGGCTGACCAGGCGATTGACCAACTCGAGACGCTGCTCGACAATGCCGCCGTGACCCCCGGGGTGTCTGGACCGCTGACGGACACGCTCAACGACCTCCGGGAGCGCAACGCCACGAACCAGGAACTACTCGACGACCTCTCCGGGTTGCAGGGCAATGCGTCCGACACCGTGTCCTCCGTGAATGCGGCAGCGGACGCCCTGGCTGCCGCGACCAGTGACACCCGTGACCGGGCGCAGGGGCTGCGCAGCTCGGTCAGCGATTCCCTGCCGGCACTGAACTCGGCGATCAACCAGGTGAACTCCACCGCTGGCGCGTTCTCCTCCGCGCTGAGTTCGCAACGGACCTTGCTGGGCGAGTCCATCACCCTTCTCGACGGACTCGACAGCCAGCTCGGGACAGCTAAGGACGTCCTCGGCAACTTCCGCAACGATCTGTCCGGCATCGAGGACGGGCTGCAGACCGCACGGGCGGACGTCCTCGCCCTCACCGCCGCGTCCGGCGACGGCGTCCTGGGCACGGTGTCCAACCTGGACTCCGTCGGGATCTCCGAGTTCATGGCAACCCCCGCCGAAGTCGAGAGCCACGCTGTCTACCCGGTCGCCAACTACGGTTCCGGCATGGCAGGCCTGTTCACCAACCTGTCGCTGTGGATCGGCGCTTTCATGCTCATGGTGATTTTCCGGACGGAAGTCGACACCGCCGGGCTCAAGAAAAAGCTCACAGTCGCCCAGGCCTACCGCGGTCGTCTCCTCCTCCTCGCTGTGTTGAGCACATGCCAGGGTGTGGTCGTCTCCGTAGGCAACATGATCATGGGTGTCCAGTCGGTGAACCCCGTCGCATTCGTCGCGACCTGTGTCGCGATCGGGCTGTGTTATCTGAGTATCGTCTACGCGCTGATATCCGCCCTGGGAAATATCGGGCGGGTGATCGCCGTTGTCCTGGCATTCCTGCAGATCCCGGGCGCCTCGGGCATGTATCCGATCGAGATGACACCGGACTTCTTCCAGGCGTTGCACCCGATCCTGCCACTGACCTACGGAATCGACGCCCTGCGGGAGACTATCGGCGGCTTCTACGGCAACCACTACTGGAAGGCCATGGGCACGCTCGTGGTCATGGCCGTGATCGCGTTTATCCTCGGCACATTGCTACGCCGCGGCCTGTCAAACGTGAAGGGGATGGTCAACAGACAACACGCGGCGTCCGGCCTGGTCGTCAACGACCAGGTGGAGGTCGTCGGCAGCAGCTACCGACTGACCGACGTGATCCACGCCATGCGCGACCGCGACGCCTTCCGCAACGAGATCGACAACCGCTGGAAGCCGATCAGGAACAACTACCCGAAGCTGCTGCGCGCCACGATCATCACCGGTGTCGTCGGTGTCCTCATCCTCTGCGTCCTCGCACGCATCTACACCGACGAAAAAGCGCTCCTCTTCGGGCTCCTGTGTCTGTGGGGCCTGCTGATCGTCGGGATCATCGCCGCCCTCGAATACGTCAGACAGAGCTTCGCCCACGTCCAGGAGCTGACCGACCTCTCTGAGGAACAACTCCAGGAAGCCGCCGACACGCAGAGCAAGCGTCCGAAGACGTACTCCCTGGACGGAGACAACGCATGA